A genomic region of Alligator mississippiensis isolate rAllMis1 chromosome 4, rAllMis1, whole genome shotgun sequence contains the following coding sequences:
- the IKBIP gene encoding inhibitor of nuclear factor kappa-B kinase-interacting protein isoform X2, with translation MSELKQRKKVSPSPKLSEDLHMAEKQSSHGEPSGPRNNNSQSSFPRNSQTALSLLSLLFCIVLSWFLFQQSSQFAVMEKKYHLLQLEVAKFLDVENEVNLLSQKCEKAKNLMEQLEDLQVFSRVKYLQEDIYSMKTLSNSIIKEKEDLQKNLTTLFHAVTRVEQNTASTAKDITLKIGTVKTDVRRVSGLVSDMTSLTDSLQTLEDKVDKVEKKTIKNIGNLLTSSIDRTAKLQNLASDNSRRIEQIKTTLSDLRGDFNRHSDKLLTLESDRVRVLKTVTFANDLKPKVYNLKKDFACLEPMINDLTLRIGRLVEDLLQREKEIAFLNDKLSNLTRVQNEIKDMKDEITKMSDIN, from the exons ATGTCTGAACTTAAGCAAAGAAAGAAAGTTAGTCCTTCACCTAAGCTCAGTGAAGATCTGCACATGGCTGAGAAGCAAAGCAGCCATGGGGAACCATCAGGTCCCAGGAACAACAATAGTCAGAGTTCCTTTCCAAGAAACTCACAGACAGCCTTAAGCCTACTTTCCTTACTATTTTGCATAGTGCTGAGCTG GTTCTTATTTCAGCAGTCAAGCCAATTTGCTGTTATGGAAAAAAAGTATCATTTATTACAACTAGAAGTTGCAAAATTCCTGGACGTGGAAAATGAAGTCAACTTACTTTCCCAAAAG TGTGAGAAGGCTAAAAACTTAATGGAACAATTGGAAGATCTTCAAGTATTCTCTCGTGTAAAATATCTACAAGAGGACATATATAGCATGAAAACATTGTCCAATAGCATAATCAAAGAAAAGGAGGATCTACAGAAGAATTTAACCACCCTTTTTCATGCAGTTACAAGAGTTGAGCAGAATACTGCTTCCACAGCAAAAGACATCACTCTAAAGATCGGAACAGTAAAAACTGATGTTAGACGAGTTTCAGGTCTGGTATCAGATATGACCTCCTTGACAGATTCTTTGCAAACACTAGAAGATAAAGTAGATAAAGTTGAAAAGAAGACAATAAAAAATATTGGCAATCTACTTACCAGCAGTATCGACCgcactgcaaaactgcaaaatttggCATCTGATAACTCAAGAAGAATTGAGCAAATTAAGACGACATTGTCTGATCTGAGAGGTGATTTTAACAGACATTCAGATAAGCTTTTAACTCTGGAAAGTGACAGAGTTAGAGTTCTTAAAACAGTTACATTTGCAAATGATTTAAAACCCAAGGTGTACAACCTAAAGAAAGACTTCGCCTGCTTGGAACCAATGATAAATGATCTAACCTTAAGAATTGGAAGACTGGTTGAAGATCTGTTACAACGAGAAAAAGAAATTGCCTTCTTGAATGATAAATTGTCCAATTTAACTAGAGTTCAGAATGAAATTAAAGATATGAAAGATGAAATAACCAAAATGTCAGATATTAATTAA
- the IKBIP gene encoding inhibitor of nuclear factor kappa-B kinase-interacting protein isoform X1, whose protein sequence is MSELKQRKKVSPSPKLSEDLHMAEKQSSHGEPSGPRNNNSQSSFPRNSQTALSLLSLLFCIVLSWFLFQQSSQFAVMEKKYHLLQLEVAKFLDVENEVNLLSQKLESSESILQETTSSISVVTQLEQDVSTLRNIIHDIQNTDQTLSKEMQRLNEKFQNVSDSWKRSLDEMNANTSSLKSEAKLIHTEVTSQINAVDQRIKFLTEGVKDLEDSTARNIKTIQRQEEDELSKVEEQLDFHTKAVEKLEEQQSSLLAKDTDMSQKLTDYEPKVTECKTHLPTIENAVHSILRVSSELLGMEKKMEDLATQMFTMEDGMLKTVSDIVEMQKILEGMQYDNSILKLQNDIVILKERVHDIMVSSNTGKKTSEKYDLESELILDDE, encoded by the exons ATGTCTGAACTTAAGCAAAGAAAGAAAGTTAGTCCTTCACCTAAGCTCAGTGAAGATCTGCACATGGCTGAGAAGCAAAGCAGCCATGGGGAACCATCAGGTCCCAGGAACAACAATAGTCAGAGTTCCTTTCCAAGAAACTCACAGACAGCCTTAAGCCTACTTTCCTTACTATTTTGCATAGTGCTGAGCTG GTTCTTATTTCAGCAGTCAAGCCAATTTGCTGTTATGGAAAAAAAGTATCATTTATTACAACTAGAAGTTGCAAAATTCCTGGACGTGGAAAATGAAGTCAACTTACTTTCCCAAAAG CTTGAGTCTTCTGAAAGTATCCTGCAGGAAACTACCTCATCCATCTCAGTGGTGACTCAGCTTGAGCAGGACGTATCCACACTACGTAACATCATACATGACATCCAGAACACTGATCAGACACTCTCTAAAGAGATGCAAAGGCTTAATgagaaatttcaaaatgtttcagacTCCTGGAAAAGAAGCCTGGATGAAATGAATGCCAATACTAGTAGTTTAAAATCTGAAGCTAAACTCATACATACAGAAGTTACCTCCCAGATCAATGCAGTTGATCAAAGAATAAAATTTCTTACAGAAGGGGTAAAAGATTTAGAAGACAGTACAGCTAGAAATATTAAGACAATACAAAGACAGGAAGAAGATGAGCTTTCTAAAGTTGAAGAGCAACTGGACTTCCATACAAAGGCCGTTGAAAAATTAGAAGAACAGCAAAGTAGTCTGTTAGCCAAAGACACGGATATGAGTCAGAAACTTACAGACTATGAACCTAAAGTTACAGAGTGCAAGACCCACTTACCAACAATTGAAAACGCCGTTCATTCCATTCTTAGAGTGTCAAGTGAGTTGCTAGGCATGGAGAAAAAGATGGAAGATTTAGCAACACAGATGTTTACTATGGAAGATGGTATGCTAAAAACAGTGTCAGATATAGTAGAGATGCAGAAGATTCTTGAAGGAATGCAATATGACAACAGCATATTGAAACTGCAAAATGATatagttattttaaaagaaagagtaCATGACATTATGGTATCTtcaaatacaggaaaaaaaacttcagaaaaataTGATCTAGAAAGTGAACTGATTTTGGATGATGAGTAA